One Defluviimonas sp. SAOS-178_SWC DNA window includes the following coding sequences:
- a CDS encoding peroxiredoxin, with protein sequence MLSEGDKAPDFTLPRDGGGTVSLSGLAPKKVVLYFYPKDDTPGCTTEALDFTRLSDEFAEAGTVVVGLSKDSVKAHDRFCKKHGLGVILASDEGGDTCERYGVWGEKKMYGKTYMGITRFTFLIDGTGTIARIWPSVKVDGHATEVLDAARAL encoded by the coding sequence ATGCTCAGCGAAGGCGACAAGGCCCCCGATTTCACCCTCCCGCGCGACGGCGGCGGCACGGTCTCTCTCTCCGGCCTCGCGCCGAAGAAGGTGGTTCTCTATTTCTACCCCAAGGACGACACGCCCGGCTGCACGACCGAGGCGCTGGACTTCACCCGTCTGTCGGACGAGTTCGCAGAGGCGGGCACGGTTGTCGTCGGATTGTCCAAGGACAGCGTGAAGGCGCATGACCGGTTCTGCAAGAAACACGGACTTGGCGTGATTCTCGCCTCTGACGAAGGGGGCGACACCTGCGAACGCTACGGTGTCTGGGGCGAAAAGAAGATGTACGGGAAGACCTACATGGGCATTACCCGTTTCACCTTCCTGATCGACGGAACGGGAACGATCGCCCGGATCTGGCCGTCGGTGAAGGTCGATGGCCATGCGACCGAGGTCCTCGACGCGGCGCGGGCGCTGTGA
- a CDS encoding AsmA-like C-terminal region-containing protein translates to MTEKDATTGSAPAPKPHWRHPGLWLLALAAVLLILVNIGLGLTGKVISAPAWVVERIEARANLALAGVASAKVGGAELVVDGRFVPHVRLRAVELFAPSGARIAILPDLRTTLKAQPILRGRLEPRTLSMFGAQIALRRLPDGSLDLSVGADMTGVAGALGPAEVVKAVDAAFALPVLNGIERITVEGLDLRLRDDRSGQVWNAAGGWLAFNQTAAEIGIDLGFTVEEAGRRQARAQISFTSVKGSPESTLSARITDVSARDLATQSPALAWLAALDAPISGSIRSGIAADGSYSDLNATLEIGAGALQPTEGTKPVRFDRARIDLDYDPATGEIVFPDIALDGPALQVRAGAKAWLKDVKNGLPSALVGQVKITDLKADPEGLFADPVTFSEGALDFRLALDPFRVDLGQLVLLDGDRRISAKGDITTAPEGWAVALDVAINRIESERLLALWPVAAVPKTRAWLEENVATSELFAVKSAFRLRPGTDPHFMLGWEFRDTEVRILKTLPPVEEGAGYATINGYTYTLVVDRGHVTAPEGGRVEMAGSVMEIPDLRIKPAPARFTLRTDSAITAALSLLDQPPFQFLTKSERPVDLAEGRARVEAVLEFALAPKIATEDVDYNVKAELSDVRSEKIAPGRMLAAGALTLTANRAGMEISGPATLSGIPIDVRWRQEFTPEQKGKSRVDGTMELSRRALEAFGVELPKGTVSGTGRATVTLDLAKGEATDFAIASDLAGVTLRIPEIGWSKTAVQRGRFAIRGRLGQPAEIDRMELAAAGLTVAGDLVLKADGGFDAARFGTARLGNWFDGQVNLTGRGKGQSVGVTVNSGRLDLRRATFGAGGGSGGGPITVALDRLQVSDGVALTGFRGNFTTRTGFTGDFTGRVNGEAPVRGSVLPDGARSAFRITADDAGSVLRAAGVFTRGVGGAFDMALRPLAADGQYDGTLAIRGIRVVDAPALADLLDAISVVGLLSQLNGPGILFSDVKGRFHLTPSAVEIREGSAVGPSLGISAAGTYQAGAGQLDLQGTISPVYMLNGIGQIFSKRREGLFGFNYRLTGRADDPKVTVNPLSIFTPGMFREIFRAEPPKLSQ, encoded by the coding sequence ATGACGGAAAAGGACGCGACGACGGGCTCCGCACCCGCCCCGAAGCCGCATTGGCGGCATCCGGGGCTGTGGCTGCTTGCGCTTGCCGCCGTTCTTCTGATCCTCGTCAATATCGGGCTGGGCCTGACCGGCAAGGTGATCTCCGCCCCGGCCTGGGTGGTGGAGCGGATCGAGGCGCGGGCGAACCTGGCCCTCGCCGGGGTCGCATCGGCCAAGGTCGGGGGGGCGGAACTTGTCGTCGACGGCCGTTTCGTGCCGCATGTCCGGCTTCGGGCGGTCGAGCTTTTCGCGCCGAGCGGTGCCCGGATCGCGATCCTGCCGGATCTGCGCACGACCCTGAAGGCGCAACCGATCCTGCGCGGCAGGCTGGAGCCGCGTACGCTCTCGATGTTCGGCGCGCAGATCGCGCTGCGCCGGTTGCCGGACGGAAGCCTCGACCTGTCGGTCGGCGCCGACATGACCGGGGTGGCGGGGGCGCTCGGGCCGGCGGAGGTCGTGAAGGCGGTCGATGCGGCCTTTGCCCTGCCGGTGCTGAACGGGATCGAACGGATCACGGTCGAGGGGCTGGACCTTCGCCTCCGCGACGATCGCAGCGGGCAGGTCTGGAATGCGGCGGGCGGCTGGCTCGCCTTCAACCAGACTGCGGCAGAGATCGGGATCGACCTCGGTTTCACGGTGGAAGAGGCCGGGCGGCGACAAGCACGGGCGCAGATCAGTTTCACGTCGGTCAAGGGCTCGCCCGAGTCGACGCTGTCGGCGCGGATCACGGATGTGTCGGCCCGCGATCTTGCCACGCAATCGCCGGCCCTTGCCTGGCTCGCGGCGCTCGACGCGCCGATTTCCGGGTCGATCCGCTCCGGTATTGCGGCCGATGGTAGTTACAGCGACCTGAACGCGACGCTTGAAATCGGCGCGGGCGCGCTGCAACCGACGGAAGGAACCAAGCCGGTGCGGTTCGACCGGGCGCGGATTGATCTCGATTACGATCCCGCAACCGGCGAAATCGTCTTTCCCGATATCGCACTGGACGGTCCGGCGCTGCAGGTCCGGGCCGGCGCGAAAGCCTGGTTGAAGGATGTGAAGAACGGGCTTCCGAGTGCGCTTGTGGGGCAGGTGAAGATCACCGACCTGAAGGCGGATCCCGAAGGGCTTTTTGCCGATCCGGTCACGTTCAGCGAAGGGGCGCTCGACTTCCGCCTGGCGCTCGACCCGTTCCGTGTCGATCTTGGCCAGCTTGTTCTTCTGGACGGCGACCGGCGGATCAGCGCCAAGGGCGATATCACGACCGCGCCCGAGGGCTGGGCGGTCGCGCTCGACGTCGCGATCAACCGGATCGAAAGCGAACGGCTGCTGGCCTTATGGCCGGTTGCGGCGGTGCCGAAGACGCGCGCCTGGCTCGAGGAAAACGTCGCGACGAGCGAGCTTTTCGCCGTGAAGTCGGCGTTCCGGCTCAGGCCGGGGACCGATCCGCATTTCATGCTCGGCTGGGAGTTCAGGGATACCGAGGTTCGCATCCTCAAGACCCTGCCGCCGGTCGAAGAAGGGGCGGGCTATGCGACGATCAATGGCTACACCTACACGCTCGTGGTCGATCGCGGCCACGTGACCGCGCCCGAAGGCGGACGGGTCGAGATGGCCGGGTCGGTGATGGAAATTCCCGACCTCCGGATCAAGCCGGCACCCGCGCGGTTCACCTTGCGAACCGACAGTGCCATCACCGCGGCGCTTTCGCTGCTCGATCAGCCGCCCTTTCAGTTCCTCACGAAATCCGAACGGCCCGTCGATCTGGCCGAGGGACGGGCGCGGGTCGAGGCGGTGCTCGAATTCGCGCTGGCGCCGAAGATCGCGACCGAGGATGTCGATTACAATGTCAAGGCCGAGCTGTCAGACGTCAGGTCCGAGAAGATCGCGCCGGGGCGGATGTTGGCTGCCGGTGCGCTGACCCTGACCGCGAACCGCGCGGGGATGGAGATTTCAGGTCCGGCCACGCTCTCCGGCATACCTATTGACGTGAGGTGGCGGCAGGAGTTCACGCCGGAGCAGAAGGGCAAAAGCCGCGTGGACGGCACGATGGAGCTTTCCCGACGCGCGCTTGAAGCGTTCGGGGTAGAGTTGCCGAAGGGGACGGTCTCCGGCACCGGGCGGGCGACGGTCACGCTCGACCTCGCGAAGGGCGAGGCGACGGATTTCGCCATTGCGTCCGACCTTGCCGGCGTGACCCTGCGTATCCCCGAGATCGGATGGTCGAAAACCGCCGTCCAGCGCGGCCGGTTCGCGATCCGCGGGCGGCTTGGCCAGCCGGCCGAGATCGACCGGATGGAGCTTGCGGCCGCCGGGCTGACCGTCGCCGGCGATCTGGTGCTGAAAGCCGATGGTGGGTTCGACGCGGCGCGGTTCGGCACCGCCCGGCTCGGCAACTGGTTCGATGGTCAGGTGAACCTGACGGGGCGCGGCAAGGGACAGTCGGTCGGGGTCACCGTCAACAGCGGCCGGCTCGATCTCAGGCGGGCAACCTTCGGCGCGGGCGGCGGCAGCGGGGGCGGCCCGATCACCGTCGCACTCGACCGGCTCCAAGTATCGGACGGCGTCGCGCTGACCGGCTTTCGCGGCAATTTCACGACCCGCACGGGCTTTACCGGCGATTTCACCGGCAGGGTCAATGGCGAGGCGCCGGTCCGGGGCTCCGTCCTGCCCGACGGCGCGCGCAGCGCCTTTCGCATCACCGCCGATGATGCCGGGTCCGTCCTGCGCGCGGCGGGCGTCTTCACCCGCGGCGTCGGCGGAGCCTTCGACATGGCGCTTCGGCCGCTGGCCGCCGACGGCCAGTATGACGGCACCCTCGCGATCCGGGGAATCCGTGTCGTCGATGCGCCGGCGCTGGCCGATCTTCTCGATGCGATCTCGGTCGTGGGGCTTCTGAGCCAATTGAATGGCCCCGGTATCCTTTTCAGCGATGTCAAAGGCCGGTTCCACCTGACGCCATCGGCGGTCGAGATCCGCGAGGGCTCCGCCGTTGGTCCCTCGCTCGGCATCTCGGCCGCGGGCACCTATCAGGCCGGCGCCGGTCAGCTGGACCTTCAGGGCACGATTTCGCCGGTCTACATGCTGAACGGAATCGGTCAGATCTTCTCGAAAAGACGCGAGGGGCTGTTCGGGTTCAACTATCGACTGACCGGGCGCGCCGACGATCCGAAGGTCACTGTCAATCCGCTGTCGATCTTCACGCCGGGCATGTTCCGCGAGATCTTCCGCGCCGAACCTCCGAAGCTGAGCCAATGA
- the prfB gene encoding peptide chain release factor 2, with the protein MRAEMENIVEAVGKSLKLLGQRMDWETAPHRLEEMNAMIEDGDLWSDPARAQKLMRDRQVLIDAVETYRRIERELKDNVELIELGEMEGDKDIVEEAEGALRALKELSAAKELEALLDGEADGNDTFLEINAGAGGTESCDWASMLARMYVRWAEKKGYKVDLMSESAGEEAGIRSATYKISGPNAYGWLKSESGVHRLVRISPYDSAARRHTSFSSVWVYPVVDENIEIVIPDNEIRIDTYRSSGAGGQHVNTTDSAVRITHLPTNIVVTSSMKSQHQNREIAMNALRSRLYQLELDRRNAAINAQHDAKGDAGWGNQIRSYVLQPYQMVKDLRTGYETSDTQGVLDGDLDGFMAATLALDVAGKSRAEAQAGD; encoded by the coding sequence ATGCGCGCCGAGATGGAAAACATTGTCGAGGCGGTGGGGAAGTCGCTGAAGCTGCTCGGGCAGCGGATGGATTGGGAAACCGCGCCGCACCGGCTTGAAGAAATGAACGCGATGATCGAGGACGGCGACCTCTGGTCCGATCCCGCCCGCGCGCAGAAGCTGATGCGCGACCGCCAGGTGCTGATCGATGCCGTCGAGACCTACCGCCGGATCGAGCGCGAGCTGAAGGACAATGTCGAGCTGATCGAGCTTGGCGAGATGGAAGGCGACAAGGATATCGTCGAAGAGGCTGAAGGCGCACTCCGGGCGCTGAAGGAGCTTTCCGCCGCGAAGGAGCTGGAGGCGCTCCTCGACGGCGAGGCCGACGGCAACGACACCTTCCTCGAGATCAATGCGGGCGCCGGCGGGACTGAGTCCTGCGACTGGGCGTCGATGCTGGCGCGGATGTATGTCCGCTGGGCCGAGAAGAAGGGTTACAAGGTCGATTTGATGAGCGAAAGCGCCGGCGAAGAGGCCGGCATCCGCTCCGCCACCTACAAGATTTCCGGGCCGAACGCCTATGGCTGGCTGAAGTCGGAATCCGGTGTCCACCGGCTGGTGCGCATCTCGCCCTATGACAGCGCCGCGCGGCGGCACACATCCTTCTCTTCGGTCTGGGTCTATCCGGTGGTCGACGAGAATATCGAGATCGTCATCCCCGACAACGAGATCCGCATCGACACCTACCGTTCCTCGGGGGCGGGCGGCCAGCACGTCAACACCACCGACTCGGCGGTGCGGATCACCCACCTTCCGACCAACATCGTCGTGACCTCGTCGATGAAGTCGCAGCACCAGAACCGCGAAATCGCGATGAACGCGCTGCGCTCGCGGCTTTACCAGCTCGAACTCGACCGGCGGAACGCCGCGATCAACGCCCAGCACGACGCCAAGGGCGATGCCGGCTGGGGCAACCAGATCCGCTCCTACGTGCTCCAGCCCTACCAGATGGTGAAGGACCTGCGCACGGGGTACGAGACGTCGGACACCCAGGGCGTTCTCGACGGCGACCTCGACGGGTTCATGGCTGCAACGCTCGCACTGGACGTCGCAGGCAAGAGCCGCGCCGAGGCGCAGGCCGGCGACTGA
- a CDS encoding bactofilin family protein — protein MFSKSRINEPGPKAGAESDHPKAAEPAATKPAFDYTSSAPKAKPPASVLSSDLTITGNVKTSGDIQVEGVVEGDIRAHLLTVGESATIKGEIVADDIVVNGRVIGRVRGLKVRLTSTARVEGDIIHKTIAIESGAHFEGSVQRQEDPLATSGGQKPAVAPAAASAGK, from the coding sequence ATGTTTTCTAAAAGCAGGATCAATGAACCCGGACCGAAAGCGGGGGCAGAGAGCGATCACCCCAAGGCTGCCGAGCCGGCCGCAACGAAGCCTGCCTTCGACTACACCTCTTCGGCACCCAAGGCCAAGCCGCCGGCATCGGTGCTGTCCTCCGACCTGACGATCACCGGGAACGTGAAGACCTCGGGCGATATCCAGGTCGAGGGCGTCGTCGAGGGCGATATCCGCGCGCATCTTCTGACCGTCGGCGAAAGCGCGACGATCAAGGGCGAGATCGTGGCGGACGATATCGTCGTGAACGGCCGGGTCATCGGCCGCGTGCGCGGCCTCAAGGTTCGTCTCACCTCCACGGCGCGGGTCGAGGGCGACATCATCCACAAGACGATCGCCATTGAGTCGGGCGCGCATTTCGAAGGTTCGGTGCAGCGCCAGGAAGATCCGCTTGCCACGAGCGGCGGGCAGAAGCCGGCCGTCGCGCCGGCCGCTGCGAGCGCGGGCAAGTAA
- a CDS encoding DUF5930 domain-containing protein, with translation MTKITGAGLPGRVIGRFHAALERRLPEQRLFLRSDTETRFVRLRPVTQAVALAGSAAVLAWTIVATAILLMDSIGSGNAREQARREQATYEARLDALSTERDKRAEEAVAAQERFALALGQVSAMQSALLASEERRKELETGIGVIQSTLRRTMTERDDSNRRVAELAAAASEGPQRTANGGVASEDVAETLGFVTAALGRTAVERDAMAEVADNAKADADEIAYEMKLLEERHDDIFASLEEAVTISMAPLDKMFSSAGLDPDDLIDQVRRGYSGQGGPLGPLAPMIAPGGDPDSERAGRILEGLDRMNLYRLAVEKAPFAMPLKTSFRYTSGFGRRWGRMHEGTDLAGALGSPVYATADGTIVHAGWESGYGNLVKIRHEFGLETRYGHLSKVRVEVGQKVSRGDRIGDMGNTGRSTGTHLHYEVRVNGSAVNPMTFIKAANNVF, from the coding sequence ATGACCAAGATAACGGGGGCAGGCTTGCCAGGACGTGTCATTGGCCGCTTTCATGCGGCGCTCGAACGCCGACTTCCGGAACAGCGACTTTTTCTGCGCTCCGATACCGAGACACGTTTCGTTCGCCTCCGGCCCGTCACACAGGCCGTCGCTCTTGCGGGGTCTGCCGCCGTCCTGGCCTGGACCATTGTCGCCACGGCGATCCTCCTGATGGATTCGATCGGTTCGGGCAATGCCCGCGAACAGGCCCGGCGCGAGCAGGCGACGTATGAGGCGCGGCTGGACGCGCTGTCGACGGAACGCGACAAGCGCGCCGAAGAGGCAGTTGCCGCGCAGGAACGCTTCGCGCTGGCCCTTGGGCAGGTTTCGGCGATGCAGTCCGCGCTTCTCGCGTCCGAGGAACGCCGCAAGGAGCTGGAAACCGGAATCGGCGTCATCCAGTCGACGCTCAGGCGCACGATGACCGAGCGTGACGATTCCAATCGCCGCGTGGCCGAATTGGCCGCCGCCGCCTCCGAAGGGCCGCAGCGCACCGCAAACGGCGGCGTCGCATCTGAGGACGTGGCCGAAACGCTCGGCTTCGTCACGGCCGCGCTGGGGCGCACCGCGGTCGAGCGGGATGCGATGGCCGAAGTTGCCGACAACGCCAAGGCCGACGCCGACGAGATCGCCTACGAGATGAAGCTTCTCGAAGAGCGTCACGACGACATCTTCGCCAGCCTCGAAGAGGCGGTGACGATCTCGATGGCGCCGCTCGACAAGATGTTTTCCTCCGCCGGCCTCGATCCGGACGACCTGATCGATCAGGTCCGGCGCGGCTATTCCGGCCAGGGCGGCCCGCTCGGCCCGCTCGCACCGATGATCGCGCCCGGAGGCGACCCGGATTCGGAGCGCGCGGGACGGATCCTCGAAGGCCTCGACCGGATGAACCTCTACCGGCTCGCCGTCGAGAAGGCGCCCTTCGCGATGCCTCTCAAGACCTCGTTCCGCTACACGTCGGGCTTTGGCCGGCGCTGGGGCCGGATGCATGAGGGAACCGACCTCGCCGGTGCGCTCGGCTCGCCGGTCTATGCCACCGCGGATGGCACAATCGTCCATGCCGGATGGGAATCGGGCTATGGAAATCTCGTCAAGATCCGCCATGAATTCGGGCTTGAAACCCGATACGGCCATCTCTCAAAAGTGCGCGTCGAGGTCGGCCAAAAGGTCTCGCGCGGGGACCGGATCGGTGATATGGGGAATACCGGTCGTTCGACAGGCACCCATCTACACTACGAGGTGCGCGTGAATGGCTCAGCAGTCAACCCGATGACGTTTATCAAGGCGGCGAACAATGTTTTCTAA
- a CDS encoding ferritin-like domain-containing protein produces MAVEVLTTADGRAKTALSHAHAARWRAAWDAGAPLEVGHAEPPLRPARPETPELLPPRDVPRRRTGSPQGRIALLHALAHIELNAVDLHWDIIARFTEVPMPPGFYDDWVKSADEESKHFNLLCDCLESLGSHYGALPAHAFMWRAAEDTAGDLLGRLAVVPMVLEARGLDVTPGMIGIFEKAGDAAAVAALRTIYADEVGHVAYGVKWFNWLCGRDGIDPKEVFHRLVRQYFHGPLKPPFNEEKRAESGLPPDFYWPLAEEVATAPGTAGYR; encoded by the coding sequence ATGGCGGTGGAGGTTCTGACCACCGCCGACGGGCGCGCGAAGACCGCCCTGTCGCATGCCCATGCGGCCCGCTGGCGGGCCGCATGGGACGCAGGCGCGCCGTTGGAGGTTGGCCATGCGGAACCGCCGTTGCGGCCCGCGCGCCCGGAAACGCCAGAACTCCTGCCGCCGCGCGACGTGCCGCGCCGACGCACCGGCAGCCCGCAGGGACGGATCGCCCTTCTGCACGCGCTGGCGCATATCGAACTCAATGCGGTGGATCTGCACTGGGACATCATCGCCCGCTTCACCGAGGTGCCGATGCCGCCCGGTTTCTACGATGACTGGGTGAAGTCGGCGGACGAGGAATCCAAGCATTTCAACCTTCTCTGTGATTGTCTTGAGAGTCTGGGCAGCCACTACGGCGCGCTGCCCGCCCATGCCTTCATGTGGCGCGCGGCGGAGGATACCGCCGGAGATCTGCTGGGCCGCCTCGCCGTCGTGCCGATGGTGCTTGAGGCACGCGGGCTGGATGTGACGCCGGGAATGATCGGGATTTTCGAAAAAGCCGGCGATGCGGCCGCCGTCGCGGCCTTGCGCACGATCTACGCCGACGAGGTCGGCCATGTCGCCTATGGGGTGAAGTGGTTCAACTGGCTCTGCGGACGCGACGGAATCGACCCAAAGGAGGTCTTCCACCGCCTTGTCCGGCAGTATTTCCACGGCCCGCTGAAGCCGCCGTTCAACGAGGAAAAGCGCGCCGAATCCGGGCTTCCGCCCGACTTCTACTGGCCTCTGGCCGAGGAGGTCGCCACCGCGCCCGGAACGGCGGGTTATCGTTGA
- a CDS encoding DUF2189 domain-containing protein, with the protein MRAEADALPEVGHVAVSDIKDVLKAGLADFLRAPAFGLFFSAIYVAGGILIYLVYTAAGQEWWLAPVIVGFPILAPFAAVGLYEVSRRIEAGEPLVWREVLGVVFSQKDRQIPSIAVVILLMFMFWIFVAHSIFALFMGLSAMTNVTSSLAILLEGNGPIMLLVGSAIGAGFAAVLFSITVAGLPLLLDREVDFVSAMILSVKSVLANIGAMIVWGVVISVLLFLGMLPLFLGLFLVLPILGHATWHMYRRLLER; encoded by the coding sequence ATGCGGGCAGAGGCGGATGCCCTGCCGGAGGTGGGACACGTCGCCGTGTCCGATATCAAAGACGTCCTGAAAGCCGGGCTCGCGGATTTTCTCAGGGCGCCGGCCTTCGGGCTCTTCTTCAGCGCGATCTACGTGGCCGGAGGGATCCTCATCTATCTGGTCTATACGGCGGCTGGACAGGAATGGTGGTTGGCCCCCGTCATCGTCGGCTTCCCGATCCTTGCCCCGTTCGCCGCGGTCGGGCTCTACGAGGTCAGCCGGCGGATCGAGGCGGGGGAACCGCTGGTCTGGCGTGAGGTTCTGGGCGTGGTCTTTTCCCAGAAGGACAGGCAGATCCCGTCAATAGCGGTGGTGATCCTTCTGATGTTCATGTTCTGGATCTTCGTCGCGCACTCGATCTTCGCGCTCTTCATGGGGCTTTCGGCGATGACCAACGTCACCTCTTCGCTGGCGATTCTGCTCGAAGGCAACGGACCGATCATGCTCCTTGTCGGGTCCGCCATCGGGGCCGGATTCGCGGCGGTCCTCTTCTCGATCACGGTGGCCGGCTTGCCGCTTCTTCTGGATCGGGAGGTCGATTTCGTCTCGGCGATGATCCTGTCGGTGAAATCGGTCTTGGCGAATATCGGGGCGATGATCGTCTGGGGTGTCGTGATCTCGGTGCTGCTCTTCCTCGGAATGCTGCCGCTTTTCCTCGGCCTCTTCCTTGTCTTGCCGATCCTCGGCCACGCGACCTGGCACATGTACCGGCGGCTGCTCGAAAGGTGA
- the queA gene encoding tRNA preQ1(34) S-adenosylmethionine ribosyltransferase-isomerase QueA encodes MNLNDFDFDLPEGLIATRPVRPRSAARLLVAEGDTIRDLHVADLPDLLGPGDRLVLNDTKVIPARLSGTRTRETGQGPVTARVEATLLEPRPGGHWAALAKPLRKLREAEVIRFSDRLSATVERITEGQAELSFNLSGADFDAALAEAGQMPLPPYIAALRAPDAQDSEDYQTVFARAAGAVAAPTASLHFDDALLARLAAKGVAFTHVTLHVGAGTFLPVKVEDVTTHRMHSEWGEVTEKAAAEINATRAAGGRVIPVGTTALRLIESAADETGRVRPWRGPTDIFIYPGHAFRVTDGLMTNFHLPKSTLLMLVSALMGTGRIRRIYAHAIASGYRFFSYGDASLLLPERRGPPTSGRPQA; translated from the coding sequence ATGAACCTGAACGACTTCGACTTCGACCTTCCCGAGGGTCTGATCGCCACGCGTCCGGTGCGCCCGCGCAGCGCCGCGCGGCTTCTCGTGGCCGAGGGCGACACTATACGAGACCTGCATGTCGCCGATTTGCCGGATCTTCTCGGCCCCGGCGACCGGCTTGTCCTGAACGATACGAAGGTCATCCCGGCGCGCCTGTCCGGCACGCGCACCCGGGAAACGGGGCAGGGGCCCGTGACGGCAAGGGTCGAGGCGACGCTTCTGGAGCCGCGTCCCGGCGGGCATTGGGCGGCCCTCGCGAAGCCGCTCCGCAAGCTCCGGGAGGCGGAGGTCATCCGCTTTTCCGACCGTCTCTCGGCCACCGTCGAACGTATCACCGAAGGGCAGGCGGAGCTGTCGTTCAACCTTTCCGGCGCCGATTTCGACGCCGCCCTTGCCGAGGCCGGTCAGATGCCGCTGCCGCCCTATATCGCCGCGCTGCGCGCGCCCGACGCGCAGGATTCCGAGGATTACCAGACCGTCTTCGCCCGCGCGGCCGGAGCGGTCGCGGCCCCCACGGCATCGCTGCATTTCGACGACGCGCTTCTCGCCAGGCTCGCCGCGAAGGGCGTCGCCTTCACCCATGTGACCCTTCACGTCGGGGCCGGCACCTTCCTGCCGGTGAAGGTGGAGGACGTGACCACGCACCGGATGCATTCCGAATGGGGCGAGGTCACCGAAAAGGCCGCCGCCGAGATCAACGCGACCCGTGCCGCCGGCGGGCGGGTGATCCCGGTCGGCACCACGGCGTTGCGGCTGATCGAAAGTGCCGCCGACGAGACGGGGCGCGTCCGTCCGTGGCGCGGACCGACAGACATCTTCATCTATCCCGGCCATGCGTTCCGGGTGACCGACGGGCTCATGACCAATTTCCACTTGCCGAAATCGACGCTTCTGATGCTCGTCTCGGCGCTGATGGGGACGGGCCGGATCCGCCGGATCTATGCGCATGCCATCGCATCGGGCTACCGCTTTTTCTCCTACGGCGATGCCTCGCTTCTTCTGCCGGAACGGCGCGGTCCGCCGACCTCCGGTCGCCCACAGGCCTGA